Proteins from a genomic interval of Dama dama isolate Ldn47 chromosome 1, ASM3311817v1, whole genome shotgun sequence:
- the TUB gene encoding tubby protein homolog: MTSKPHSDWIPYSVLDDEGSNLRQQKLDRQRALLEQKQKKKRQEPLMVQANADGRPRSRRARQSEEQAPLVESYLSGSTSYQVQEADSLASVPLGAAHPTAPASAKRTKAAAAAGGQGGASRKEKKGKHKGSGGSAASAEDKSEARGPVQILTVGQSDQARDAGETAAGGGAQPGGQDIHATMQRKGISSSMSFEEEEEDEDENSSSSSQLNSNTRPSSATSRKSTREAASAPSPTAPEPSVDVEVQDLEEFALRPAPQGITIKCRITRDKKGMDRGMYPTYFLHLDREDGKKVFLLAGRKRKKSKTSNYLISVDPTDLSRGGDSYIGKLRSNLMGTKFTVYDNGVNPQKASASTLESGTLRQELAAVCYETNVLGFKGPRKMSVIVPGMTMVHERVSIRPRNEHETLLARWQNKNTESIIELQNKTPVWNDDTQSYVLNFHGRVTQASVKNFQIIHGNDPDYIVMQFGRVAEDVFTMDYNYPLCALQAFAIALSSFDSKLACE; this comes from the exons TGTCTTAGATGATGAGGGCAGCAACCTGCGGCAGCAGAAGCTTGACCGGCAG CGGGCCCTGCTGGagcagaagcagaaaaagaagcGCCAGGAGCCCCTGATGGTGCAGGCCAATGCCGACGGGCGGCCCCGGAGCCGGCGGGCCCGGCAGTCGGAGGAGCAGGCCCCCCTGGTGGAGTCCTACCTCAGCGGCAGCACCAGCTACCAAG TTCAAGAGGCCGACTCGCTTGCCAGTGTGCCCCTGGGAGCTGCTCACCCCACAGCACCAGCCTCAGCCAAGAGAACCAAGGCGGCCGCCGCGGcggggggccagggcggggcctctaggaaggagaagaaggggaagcaCAAAG GCTCCGGCGGGTCAGCAGCATCGGCTGAAGACAAGTCTGAGGCCCGAGGCCCTGTGCAGATCCTGACTGTGGGCCAGTCCGACCAGGCCCGGGACGCGGGGGAGACGGCCGCAGGTGGCGGCGCACAGCCCGGCGGGCAGGACATCCATGCCACGATGCAGAGGAAGG GCATCTCCAGCAGCATGAGCTtcgaagaggaagaggaggatgaggacGAGAACAGCTCTAGCTCCTCCCAGCTCAACAGCAACACCCGCCCCAGCTCTGCCACAAGCAGGAAGTCCACCAGG GAGGCAGCCTCGGCCCCCAGCCCCACAGCCCCCGAGCCATCAGTGGATGTTGAGGTCCAGGATCTCGAAGAGTTTGCCCTGAGGCCAGCCCCCCAGGGGATCACCATCAAGTGCCGCATCACACGGGACAAGAAGGGCATGGACCGGGGCATGTACCCCACCTACTTCTTGCACCTGGACCGCGAGGATGGGAAGAAG GTGTTCCTCCTGgcgggaaggaagagaaagaagagtaaaACTTCCAATTACCTCATCTCCGTGGACCCTACTGACCTGTCTAGAGGAGGGGACAGCTACATCGGAAAACTGCG GTCCAACCTCATGGGCACCAAGTTCACCGTTTATGATAATGGAGTCAACCCTCAGAAAGCATCAGCCTCTACTTTGGAAAGTGGAACCTTGCGTCAGGAGCTGGCTGCTGTCTGCTAC GAGACAAACGTCCTAGGTTTTAAGGGGCCACGGAAGATGAGTGTGATTGTCCCGGGAATGACCATGGTTCACGAGAGAGTCTCTATCCGGCCCCGCAAC gagcatgagacgctgctAGCGCGCTGGCAGAACAAGAACACTGAGAGTATCATCGAGCTGCAAAACAAGACGCCCGTCTGGAACGATGACACGCAGTCCTATGTACTCAACTTCCATGGGCGCGTCACTCAGGCCTCAGTGAAGAACTTCCAGATCATCCACGGCAATGACC CGGACTACATCGTGATGCAGTTTGGCCGCGTAGCAGAGGACGTGTTCACCATGGATTACAACTACCCGTTGTGCGCGCTGCAGGCCTTTGCCATTGCCCTGTCCAGCTTCGACAGCAAGCTGGCCTGCGAGTAG